Proteins encoded together in one Camelina sativa cultivar DH55 chromosome 9, Cs, whole genome shotgun sequence window:
- the LOC104712258 gene encoding protein HOTHEAD-like, translating into MDFINFRLFHFILVAVFIFHDSCYSDEAGNYRFMKDATSAPNLYHYDYIVVGGGTAGCALAATLSQNATVLVLERGGSPYDNPTAADIGNFANTLLNTTPNSWSQLFITEDGVYNSRARVLGGGTVINAGFYSRAEEDFVAEAGWERDEVEAAYEWVEKKVVFEPQVEGWQSAFRDGLLEAGVTPFNGFTYEHVVGTKIGGTIFDPDGHRHTAANLLEYANPDKIVVYLHASVHKILFTTKVNGRPKAYGVIFQDGGGVYHTAELGTQDSILNEVILSAGAIASPQLLMLSGVGPAAHLASHGVNPVIVDHPMVGQGMADNPMNPVFIPSPEPVEVSLVQAVGITKFGSYIEGGSALSLSICLTRSFLDGVLNLVKKTKLPTQSISTFLRSLDLRLNVTTKAGVIIQKASGPLSRGHLELRNTDPDDNPSVTFNYYKNQEDLNKCVEGLSTIIKVIESKGYSKYKYPGSSGRGLLNLILALPTNLRPRHLTSTFDLQQYCKDTVMTIYHYHGGCQVGKVVDKDYKVLGIDALRVIDGSTFLKSPGTNPQAAIMMLGRYMGQKVLRERTAF; encoded by the exons ATGGATTTCATTAATTTCCGACTATTTCATTTTATTCTCGTCGCAGTATTCATCTTCCACGACTCATGTTATTCCGACGAAG CTGGAAACTATAGATTTATGAAAGATGCAACATCAGCACCAAATTTATATCATTACGACTATATAGTAGTTGGAGGAGGAACCGCCGGATGTGCACTAGCTGCAACGCTCTCTCAAAACGCTACCGTGTTAGTCCTCGAACGCGGCGGTTCCCCTTACGACAACCCAACCGCGGCAGACATCGGTAACTTCGCAAACACACTCTTGAACACAACACCAAACTCATGGTCGCAGCTATTCATCACCGAAGACGGCGTCTACAACTCACGCGCTCGCGTGCTTGGTGGAGGTACCGTCATAAACGCGGGATTCTACTCGCGTGCGGAAGAAGATTTCGTGGCGGAAGCAGGATGGGAGAGAGACGAGGTCGAAGCGGCTTACGAGTGGGTCGAGAAGAAAGTAGTTTTCGAACCGCAGGTTGAAGGATGGCAATCGGCGTTTCGAGATGGGCTTTTAGAGGCTGGAGTCACTCCTTTCAATGGTTTTACGTACGAACATGTCGTTGGCACCAAAATTGGTGGTACCATATTTGACCCCGATGGTCATAGACACACCGCAGCTAATTTGTTGGAGTATGCTAATCCGGATAAGATTGTTGTCTACTTGCATGCTTCTGTCCATAAGATCCTCTTCACTACCAAAG TTAATGGGAGGCCCAAAGCATATGGGGTGATATTTCAAGATGGAGGTGGAGTGTACCACACGGCAGAATTGGGAACGCAAGATTCAATATTGAATGAGGTGATCTTATCAGCTGGTGCCATTGCGAGCCCGCAGCTACTGATGCTGAGTGGTGTCGGCCCTGCAGCCCATCTTGCATCGCATGGGGTGAATCCAGTCATTGTAGATCACCCTATGGTGGGGCAAGGAATGGCTGATAACCCGATGAACCCGGTGTTCATCCCTTCTCCTGAACCCGTAGAAGTGTCTCTTGTACAAGCTGTTGGGATCACCAAGTTTGGTAGTTACATTGAAGGTGGAAGTGCATTAAGTCTGTCTATTTGTTTGACCCGCAGCTTCTTAGATGGTGTTTTAAATCTTGTTAAAAAG ACGAAACTTCCTACTCAATCCATCTCAACGTTTTTAAGATCTTTGGATCTTCGCTTGAACGTGACGACAAAAGCGGGTGTGATCATCCAGAAAGCAAGTGGACCGCTCTCGAGAGGTCACTTGGAGTTGCGAAATACAGATCCAGATGATAACCCTTCAGTGACATTCAACTACTATAAGAATCAAGAAGATTTGAACAAGTGTGTTGAGGGACTTAGTACCATCATTAAAGTGATAGAATCAAAAGGGTACTCCAAGTACAAGTACCCTGGATCGAGTGGGCGTGGATTATTGAATCTTATCCTTGCCCTTCCCACCAATCTGAGGCCAAGACACTTAACATCAACATTTGATTTGCAGCAGTATTGTAAAGATACCGTGATGACTATATATCATTACCATGGAGGTTGTCAAGTAGGGAAAGTGGTCGACAAGGATTACAAAGTATTAGGGATTGATGCTTTGAGGGTCATCGATGGATCCACGTTTCTCAAGTCTCCAGGGACTAATCCCCAGGCCGCGATCATGATGCTCGGAAG GTATATGGGTCAGAAAGTTCTTCGAGAGAGGACGGCTTtctga
- the LOC104712259 gene encoding peptidyl-prolyl cis-trans isomerase CYP19-3-like, translating into MANPKVFFDILIGKMKAGRVVMELFADVTPRTAANFRALCTGEKGIGKAGKALHYKGSAFHRIIPGFMCQGGDFTRGNGTGGESIYGAKFDDENFKLKHTGPGILSMANAGPNTNGSQFFICTEKTSWLDGKHVVFGKVVDGYNVVKAMEDVGSDRGNTSEPVVIEDCGELKNPSS; encoded by the coding sequence ATGGCGAACCCAAAAGTCTTCTTTGACATCTTGATTGGGAAGATGAAGGCAGGGCGTGTTGTAATGGAACTGTTTGCTGATGTAACACCGAGAACAGCTGCTAATTTCCGTGCTTTGTGCACAGGAGAGAAAGGAATTGGGAAAGCAGGGAAGGCGTTACACTACAAAGGCTCAGCCTTTCACCGTATCATCCCAGGATTCATGTGCCAAGGTGGAGATTTCACCCGTGGGAATGGAACTGGAGGAGAATCCATATACGGGGCTAAGTTTGATGATGAGAACTTCAAGTTGAAGCACACTGGTCCAGGGATTTTGTCCATGGCTAACGCTGGTCCCAACACAAATGGGTCTCAGTTCTTCATTTGCACTGAGAAGACATCGTGGCTTGATGGGAAACACGTTGTTTTTGGGAAAGTTGTTGATGGGTACAATGTGGTGAAGGCAATGGAAGATGTGGGATCTGACAGGGGAAATACCTCTGAACCAGTTGTGATTGAAGACTGTGGTGAGCTCAAGAACCCAAGTTCGTAA
- the LOC104712257 gene encoding protein HOTHEAD-like: MDFHIFRFFHLILVAVFIFYDSWCYCDEAGNYSFMKNATSAPTLLSHFDYIIIGGGTAGCALAATLSRDATVLVLERGGSPYDNPAATDIGNFANTLLDVTPNSWSQLFVSEYGVYNSRARVLGGGTAINAGFYSRGEEDFMKEAGWDRDEVEAAYEWVEKKLVFEPPAKGWQSAFRDGLLEAGVSPNNGFTFGHINGTKFGGTIFDRDGHRHTAANLLEYANPKKILVYLHASVHKILFTTKGNQRPKAYGVIFQDASGVVHKAELATQDSMNEVILSAGAIASPQLLMLSGVGPAAHLKAYGVNPVILDHPMVGQGMADNPMNPVFIPSPEPVEVSLVQAVGITKFGSYIEGGSGLSLSISLTRSFLDGVLKLVKKTKFPTHLISKIFEPLDLRLNLTAKAGVIIQKTNGPFSRGHLELRNTDPDDNPSVTFNYYQDPEDLNKCVEGISTIMKVIDSKGYSKYKYDGVSARGLLDINLALPTNLRARHITSAFDLKQYCKDTVMTIYHYHGGCQVGKVVDNDYKVLGIDALRVIDGSTFLKSPGTNPQATTMMLGRYMGQKILQERTIIRSKEEEETVKTEL, from the exons ATGGATTTTCATATTTTCcgattttttcatttaatactcGTCGCAGTTTTCATCTTTTACGATTCATGGTGTTATTGCGATGAAG CTGGAAactatagttttatgaaaaacgCAACCTCAGCACCAACGTTGTTATCTCACTTCGACTACATCATCATCGGAGGAGGAACCGCTGGATGTGCATTAGCCGCAACGCTCTCTCGAGACGCCACCGTTTTAGTACTCGAACGCGGTGGGTCTCCTTACGACAATCCAGCTGCCACAGACATTGGGAACTTCGCAAACACGCTCTTAGACGTAACTCCAAACTCATGGTCGCAGCTTTTCGTCTCAGAATACGGTGTCTACAACTCACGCGCGCGCGTGCTCGGTGGAGGGACTGCGATAAATGCGGGATTCTACTCGCGTGGGGAAGAAGATTTTATGAAGGAAGCAGGATGGGACAGGGACGAAGTCGAAGCGGCTTATGAATGGGTCGAGAAGAAGTTGGTGTTCGAACCGCCGGCTAAAGGATGGCAATCGGCGTTTAGAGATGGGCTTTTGGAGGCTGGTGTGAGTCCAAACAATGGTTTCACGTTTGGACATATCAATGGGACCAAATTTGGTGGTACGATATTTGACCGGGATGGTCATAGACACACGGCGGCGAATTTGTTGGAGTATGCCAATCCGAAGAAGATTCTTGTCTACTTGCATGCTTCTGTCCATAAAATTCTTTTCACTACCAAAG GAAACCAGAGGCCTAAAGCATATGGGGTGATATTTCAAGATGCAAGTGGAGTGGTCCACAAGGCAGAATTGGCAACGCAAGACTCTATGAATGAGGTGATCTTATCAGCGGGTGCTATTGCGAGCCCACAGCTATTGATGTTAAGTGGTGTGGGTCCTGCCGCCCATCTCAAAGCTTATGGGGTGAATCCGGTCATCCTAGATCACCCCATGGTGGGACAAGGGATGGCTGATAACCCGATGAATCCGGTTTTCATTCCTTCTCCTGAACCCGTAGAAGTGTCTCTTGTACAAGCCGTTGGGATCACCAAGTTTGGCAGTTACATTGAAGGTGGAAGTGGGTTAAGTCTCTCTATTAGTTTGACCCGTAGCTTCTTAGATGGTGTTCTGAAACTTGTTAAGAAG ACAAAATTTCCTACGCATCTCATCTCAAAGATTTTTGAACCTTTGGATCTTCGCTTGAACTTGACGGCAAAAGCGGGTGTGATCATCCAGAAAACGAATGGACCGTTCTCCAGAGGTCACTTGGAATTGCGGAACACAGACCCAGATGATAACCCTTCAGTGACATTCAACTACTATCAGGATCCGGAGGATTTGAACAAGTGTGTTGAAGGAATTAGTACCATTATGAAAGTGATCGATTCCAAGGGATACTCCAAGTACAAGTACGACGGAGTGAGTGCTCGTGGACTACTTGATATCAACCTTGCCCTTCCCACCAATCTGAGGGCAAGACACATAACCTCGGCGTTCGATTTAAAACAGTATTGTAAAGATACCGTGATGACTATATATCATTACCATGGAGGTTGTCAAGTAGGGAAAGTGGTCGACAATGATTACAAAGTATTAGGGATTGATGCTTTGAGGGTCATCGATGGATCCACGTTTCTCAAGTCTCCAGGGACTAATCCCCAGGCCACTACCATGATGCTCGGAAG GTATATGGGGCAGAAGATTCTTCAAGAGAGGACTATTATccgaagcaaagaagaagaagaaaccgttAAAACCGAGTTGTAA
- the LOC104712255 gene encoding probable inactive receptor-like protein kinase At3g56050, which produces MSENWRFVRLSLQKRALVFLLVILSFGSSYSLKFHGGGFLEFVTNDLLSSDRDAEDLRAVGFHRKLLGRFRNPYTHLNSFKGRPVAQVTPSSSSPRPIASTKASASPPPQKSPPARHVSAPPPFVHPLNFPILRKSSKPSSNNTVPIVAGCFGGAVFIILLATGVFFFKTKAGKSVNPWRTGLSGQLQKVFITGIPKLKRSEIEAACEDFSNVIGSCPIGTLFKGTLSTGVEIAVASVATASAKEWTNNIEMQFRKKIELLSKINHKNFVNLLGYCEEDEPFTRILVFEYASNGSVFEHLHYKESEHLDWIMRLRIAMGIAYCLDHMHGLKPPVVHSSLLSSSVQLTEDYAVKIADFNFGYLKGPSETESSTNALIDTNITETTQEDNVHSFGLLLFELMTGKLPESVRKGDSVDTGLADFLRGKTLREMADPTLECFDEKIESIGEVIKSCIRADPKQRLTMKEVTGRLREITGLSPDDAIPKLSALWWAELEVLSTA; this is translated from the exons ATGAGTGAGAACTGGAGATTTGTTCGATTAAGTCTTCAAAAGCGTGCTCTCGTGTTTCTACTGGTGATTTTGAGCTTCGGTTCTTCCTACTCGTTGAAATTTCATG GTGGTGGTTTTCTCGAATTCGTGACGAATGATCTATTGTCATCAGATAGAGATGCTGAAGATTT GAGAGCAGTTGGTTTTCACAGGAAATTACTTGGCCGTTTTCGTAACCCTTACACCCATTTGAATTCTTTCAAGGGTCGCCCTGTGGCACAAGTTACTCCTTCGTCATCTTCTCCGAGACCTATTGCCTCTACTAAAGCCTCAGCATCACCTCCGCCACAAAAGAGTCCTCCTGCACGACATGTTTCCGCTCCACCTCCTTTTGTGCACCCTTTGAATTTTCCTATCCTACGAAAAAGCTCCAAACCTTCTTCAAACAACACGGTTCCTATCGTGGCTGGCTGCTTTGGTGGTGCTGTGTTTATCATCCTTTTAGCTACTGGTGTCTTCTTTTTCAAAACTAAGGCTGGGAAATCTGTGAACCCTTGGCGTACAGGTCTTAGTGGACAGCTTCAGAAAGTGTTCATAACTG GTATCCCCAAACTCAAAAGATCTGAGATCGAAGCTGCCTGTGAAGATTTCAGTAATGTCATTGGGTCTTGTCCCATTGGTACATTGTTCAAAGGGACACTATCAACTGGGGTGGAGATAGCTGTGGCTTCTGTTGCTACTGCCTCTGCCAAAGAATGGACTAATAACATAGAAATGCAGTTCAGAAAGAAG ATCGAATTGTTATCCAAGATAAACCACAAGAATTTTGTTAACCTTCTTGGCTActgtgaagaagatgaacctTTCACTAGGATCTTGGTCTTTGAATATGCATCAAACGGATCAGTCTTTGAACATTTACACT ATAAAGAGTCAGAGCACTTGGACTGGATAATGCGGCTAAGAATAGCAATGGGCATAGCATATTGTCTTGACCATATGCACGGGCTCAAACCACCTGTAGTCCACAGCAGTCTTCTCTCATCATCAGTTCAACTCACAGAGGACTACGCAGTCAAAATTGCAGATTTCAATTTCGGGTACCTAAAAGGCCCATCAGAGACAGAAAGCAGCACCAATGCACTCATAGATACAAACATTACAGAAACAACACAAGAAGACAATGTTCACAGCTTCGGGTTGCTGTTGTTCGAATTGATGACTGGAAAACTCCCAGAGTCGGTTAGGAAAGGCGACTCAGTAGATACTGGATTGGCTGATTTCTTGAGAGGAAAGACCTTAAGGGAGATGGCGGATCCAACATTGGAATGTTTTGATGAGAAGATTGAGAGTATAGGCGAAGTGATCAAAAGCTGCATAAGGGCAGACCCGAAACAGAGACTGACAATGAAGGAAGTGACAGGGAGATTACGGGAGATCACAGGGTTATCACCAGACGATGCGATTCCAAAACTTTCAGCTTTGTGGTGGGCAGAGCTGGAAGTGCTGTCCACTGCGTGA